The following proteins are encoded in a genomic region of Oryza brachyantha chromosome 11, ObraRS2, whole genome shotgun sequence:
- the LOC102705480 gene encoding putative laccase-19, with amino-acid sequence MEKSLFSVVAPLVCVAAVAALAAATAGGEAAVVEHTFVVHEMNTTHLCNTTKIYVVNGQLPGPTVDVVEGDTVVIHVRNKLPHGLTIHWHGVRQMRSCWADGAGFVTECPIPPGGEHTYRFNVTGQVGTLWWHAHVTCLRSTINGAFIIRPRDGKYPFPTPAKDVPIIIGEWWELDLIELDRRMMDGNFDDNPLSATINGKLGDLSNCSGTVEESFVLDVKHGESYLLRVINTALFSEYYFKVAGHTFTVVGADGNYLTPYKTDIVSVTPGEAIDVLMVADAPPAHYHMIALANQPPLPDLQIPEFTSRGLIRYTGAAANNNGLPVPMPAMPSQHNTMPSYYFHANLTGLAHPERHRVPTHVDERLFITLGLGSICRGRNTTCKRQRSPETIVVATMNNVSFAHTKTTALLERYYDGTSKGVYTEDFPVRPPRPFNYTNRALIPPGPLEEVLEPTVKATKLKRFKYNTSVEIVFQSTTLMQSDSNPMHLHGYDVFLLAQGLGNFNPKTDTHKFNYHNPQLRNTVQVPRGGWAAIRFLTDNPGMWYLHCHFEFHIIMGMATAFIVEDGPTPETSLPPPPPEFRRCGANGLSQP; translated from the exons ATGGAGAAGAGCCTCTTCTCCGTGGTGGCGCCTCTCgtctgcgtcgccgccgtcgcggccctagcggcggcgacggccggcggcgaggcggccgtgGTGGAGCACACCTTCGTGGTGCACGAGATGAACACGACGCACCTGTGCAACACGACCAAGATCTACGTGGTGAACGGGCAGCTCCCGGGCCCGACAGTGGACGTGGTGGAGGGCGACACGGTGGTCATTCACGTCAGGAACAAGCTGCCACATGGGCTGACCATCCACTGGCACGGCGTCCGCCAGATGCGGAGCTGCTGGGCTGACGGGGCTGGCTTCGTCACCGAGTGTCCCATCCCACCTGGCGGCGAGCACACCTACCGCTTCAACGTCACCGGCCAGGTTGGCACGCTGTGGTGGCACGCCCACGTCACATGCCTCCGCTCTACCATCAATGGAGCCTTCATCATTCGTCCCCGTGACGGAAAGTACCCATTCCCGACACCAGCTAAGGATGTGCCGATCATCATAG GTGAATGGTGGGAGCTTGACCTCATTGAACTCGATAGGAGGATGATGGACGGCAACTTCGACGACAACCCGTTGTCGGCGACCATCAACGggaagctcggcgacctcAGCAACTGCTCCGGCACTGTGGAGGAGAGCTTCGTCCTCGACGTGAAGCATGGGGAGAGCTACCTTCTCCGGGTCATCAACACTGCACTCTTCTCCGAATACTACTTCAAGGTCGCCGGCCACACGTTCACGGTGGTCGGCGCCGATGGGAACTACCTGACGCCGTACAAGACAGACATTGTCAGTGTCACACCGGGTGAAGCCATCGACGTGCTCAtggtcgccgacgcgccgccggcgcactACCACATGATCGCACTGGCCAACCAGCCGCCGTTGCCAGACCTGCAGATCCCGGAGTTCACCTCGCGTGGCCTCATCCGCTACACCGGTGCTGCTGCGAACAACAACGGCCTGCCGGTTCCGATGCCCGCCATGCCCAGCCAGCACAACACCATGCCGTCCTACTACTTCCACGCCAACCTCACCGGTCTCGCGCACCCGGAGCGCCATCGCGTGCCCACGCACGTCGACGAGCGCCTCTTCATCACGCTCGGCCTTGGCTCCATCTGTCGCGGCCGCAACACCACCTGCAAGCGGCAGCGCAGCCCGGAGACCATCGTGGTGGCCACCATGAACAACGTCTCCTTCGCCCACACCAAGACCACCGCCCTCCTCGAGCGCTACTACGACGGCACGTCCAAGGGCGTGTACACCGAGGACTTCCCCGTCCGGCCACCACGGCCGTTCAACTACACCAACCGTGCCCTCATCCCGCCGGGTCCGCTCGAGGAGGTGCTGGAGCCAACTGTCAAGGCCACCAAGCTGAAGCGGTTCAAGTACAACACCTCAGTGGAGATCGTCTTCCAGAGCACCACGCTGATGCAGAGCGACTCCAACCCCATGCATCTCCATGGCTACgacgtcttcctcctcgcccaAGGGCTCGGCAACTTCAACCCCAAGACGGATACCCACAAGTTTAACTACCACAACCCTCAACTCAGGAACACCGTGCAGGTTCCACGTGGCGGCTGGGCCGCCATCCGCTTCCTCACCGACAATCCTG GGATGTGGTACCTGCACTGCCACTTTGAGTTCCACATCATCATGGGCATGGCGACGGCGTTCATCGTGGAGGACGGGCCGACGCCGGAGACGAgcctgccaccgccgccaccggagtTCAGGAGATGTGGCGCCAACGGTCTGAGTCAGCCGTGA
- the LOC121055690 gene encoding uncharacterized protein LOC121055690 has product MLFSCAALRSLTLACCRFALPATVSLPSVETLLLSHVNGPDSDVQRLVSGCPRLADLSIVACRALTAVTVLGARLRRLAILCSDSLAAVAVDASELRHFEYSGFVPDGRNFLTLHGDAQRRRGMAYCKVNICGAEATSEYKLTHLRQFLQLFAADAEHLQLESARLGAGADKDASVSFPTFPNLRRLELWGRLPDKDAAAAAAALATVNRILTSTPELESLALGFHSPAYSRSRRESQDCPEELLSGQQLRYNPHGRGLAAAPQAPCLRSTVRELSLVHYQGGVAQRSLARFVLRSAPAIAEVYCGCAEGDWSTLSQLKREIIGWVMNKSANTIFA; this is encoded by the coding sequence ATGCTCTTCTCCTGCGCCGCGCTGCGGTCGCTCACCCTCGCCTGCTGCCGTTTCGCGCTTCCGGCCACCGTCTCCCTGCCGTCCGTCGAGACGCTGCTCCTCTCCCACGTCAATGGCCCGGACAGCGACGTGCAGCGGCTCGTCTCCGGCTGCCCGCGCCTCGCCGACCTGTCCATCGTGGCTTGCAGGGCGTTGACCGCGGTCACCGTCCTCGGCGCGCGGCTCCGCAGGCTGGCAATCCTCTGCTCCGATAGCctcgccgctgtcgccgtcgacgCGTCGGAGCTTCGCCACTTCGAGTACAGTGGCTTCGTGCCCGACGGCCGCAACTTCCTCACCCTCCACGGCGACGCGCAACGGCGCCGGGGAATGGCGTACTGCAAGGTCAACATctgcggcgcggaggcgacgtCGGAGTACAAGCTCACCCACCTGAGGCAGTTCCTGCAgctgttcgccgccgacgccgagcacCTCCAGCTCGAGTCCGCccgcctcggcgccggcgccgacaagGACGCCAGCGTCAGCTTCCCCACCTTCCCcaacctccgccgcctcgagcTCTGGGGACGCCTGCCCGACaaggatgccgccgccgccgccgccgcgctcgccacGGTCAACAGGATCCTCACCAGCACGCCGGAGCTGGAGTCGCTGGCGCTGGGGTTCCACTCGCCGGCCTACAGCAGGTCGCGGCGGGAGTCCCAGGACTGCCCGGAGGAGCTCCTCAGCGGGCAGCAGCTCAGGTACAACCCGCACGGCCgggggctcgccgccgccccgcagGCGCCTTGCCTGAGGAGCACGGTGAGGGAGCTGAGCCTGGTGCACTACCAGGGCGGCGTGGCGCAGCGGTCGCTGGCGAGGTTTGTGCTCCGCAGCGCGCCGGCGATCGCCGAGGTGTACTGCGGGTGCGCCGAGGGGGACTGGTCCACGCTGTCGCAGCTGAAGCGAGAGATCATTGGTTGGGTCATGAACAAGTCCGCCAACACAATATTCGCCTGA
- the LOC102706051 gene encoding glutathione synthetase, chloroplastic-like isoform X1, whose protein sequence is MSSCVTTGPHPHHHHRFSGRRRRLHGQAPPRLVVAVAAAAPFRRVVASRAMSAEAPLGVTPAAEDGVGVAEMVEEAAVWCAVHGLVVGDRSQPRSGTVPGVGLVHAPFSLLPTHFPASFWKQACELAPIFNDLVDRVSLDGEFLQDSLSRTRQVDDFTARLLDIHVKMMEVNKKEDIRLGLHRSDYMLDSETNSLLQIELNTISSSFPGLGSLVSELHRTLLNRYGKDLGLDSKRIPRNWAATQFAEALGMAWTQFNNESAVIMMVVQPEERNMYDQYWLINHLKESHGVKTIRKTLAQVEAEGQVLPDGTLVVDGRTVSVVYFRAGYSPNDYPSEAEWKARLLMEQSSAIKCPSISYHLVGTKKIQQELAKPNVLERFLDNKEDIAKLRKCFAGLWSLDNEEIVKTAIEKPDLFVLKPQREGGGNNIYGHDLRETLIRLQKEQGEALAAYILMQRIFPRASLTHLVQGGVCFEDLTISELGIYGAYLRNKDKIVMNNQCGYLMRTKVSSSNEGGVAAGFAVLDSILLTDEW, encoded by the exons ATGTCCTCCTGCGTCACCACCGGCCCgcacccccaccaccaccaccgcttctccggccgccgccgccgcctccacggccaggcgccgcctcgcctcgtcgtcgccgtcgccgcggccgcccccTTCCGGCGCGTGGTCGCCTCCAGGGCGATGAGCGCCGAGGCGCCCCTGGGCGTGACGCCCGCAGCGGAGGATGGGGTGGGGGTGGCCGAGATGGTGGAGGAGGCCGCCGTCTGGTGCGCCGTGCACGGGCTCGTCGTCGGTGACCGCTCGCAGCCG AGATCAGGAACGGTCCCTGGTGTTGGTCTGGTTCATGCTCCATTTTCACTACTCCCAACACATTTTCCAGCATCGTTTTGGAAGCAAGCATGTGAACTGGCTCCTATTTTCAATGATCTTGTGGATCGTGTGAGTTTGGATGGTGAGTTTTTGCAAGATTCCCTGTCTAG AACAAGACAAGTTGATGATTTCACTGCTAGACTGTTAGATATTCATGTGAAGATGATGGAAGTAAATAAGAAGGAG GATATCCGTTTAGGGCTACATCGATCTGATTACATGCTGGATTCTGAAACCAATTCACTTCTCCAAATTGAGCTCAACACTATCTCATCATCTTTCCCTGGCCTTGGTTCTCTTGTAAGCGAACTTCACAG GACCCTTCTTAATCGATATGGTAAGGATTTAGGCCTTGATTCCAAAAGGATTCCTCGAAACTGGGCTGCCACTCAATTTGCGGAAGCATTGGGCATGGCTTGGACTCAGTTTAATAATGAAAG TGCTGTAATTATGATGGTTGTTCAACCTGAAGAAAGAAACATGTATGATCAATACTGGCTCATCAATCATTTGAAGGAATC GCATGGTGTGAAGACAATCAGGAAAACATTGGCACAGGTGGAGGCTGAAGGACAGGTTCTTCCAGATGGAACACTTGTGGT AGACGGCCGGACAGTTTCTGTTGTGTATTTCAGAGCTGGGTATTCTCCAAACGATTATCCTTCTGAAGCG gagtGGAAAGCAAGGCTTTTGATGGAGCAGTCATCTGCTATAAAGTGCCCTTCAATATCCTACCATTTGGTAGGAACGAAAAAGATCCAGCAAGAACTAGCGAAACCTAATGTTCTTGAAAG ATTCCTTGACAACAAGGAGGACATTGCCAAGCTACGGAAATGCTTCGCGGGGTTATGGAGTTTAGATAATGAAGAAATAGTAAAGACAGCGATAGAAAAACCAGACTTGTTTGTCTTGAAGCCTCAGAGAGAAGGTGGAG GGAACAATATATATGGTCATGATCTGCGAGAAACACTGATCAGACTCCAGAAGGAGCAGGGAGAGGCACTTGCAGCCTACATACTGATGCAAAGGATTTTTCCAAGAGCTTCTCTTACTCATCTGGTCCAGGGTGGTGTTTGCTTTGAGGACCTTACAATCTCTGAGCTTGGGATATATGGAGCTTATTTGCG GAACAAAGATAAGATTGTCATGAACAATCAGTGTGGTTACTTGATGCGCACCAAAGTTTCTTCATCAAATGAAGGTGGAGTTGCTGCAGGATTTGCTGTTCTGGACAGTATTCTCCTTACAGATGAG TGGTAA
- the LOC102706051 gene encoding glutathione synthetase, chloroplastic-like isoform X2, with product MSSCVTTGPHPHHHHRFSGRRRRLHGQAPPRLVVAVAAAAPFRRVVASRAMSAEAPLGVTPAAEDGVGVAEMVEEAAVWCAVHGLVVGDRSQPRSGTVPGVGLVHAPFSLLPTHFPASFWKQACELAPIFNDLVDRVSLDGEFLQDSLSRTRQVDDFTARLLDIHVKMMEVNKKEDIRLGLHRSDYMLDSETNSLLQIELNTISSSFPGLGSLVSELHRTLLNRYGKDLGLDSKRIPRNWAATQFAEALGMAWTQFNNESAVIMMVVQPEERNMYDQYWLINHLKESHGVKTIRKTLAQVEAEGQVLPDGTLVVDGRTVSVVYFRAGYSPNDYPSEAEWKARLLMEQSSAIKCPSISYHLVGTKKIQQELAKPNVLERFLDNKEDIAKLRKCFAGLWSLDNEEIVKTAIEKPDLFVLKPQREGGGNNIYGHDLRETLIRLQKEQGEALAAYILMQRIFPRASLTHLVQGGVCFEDLTISELGIYGAYLRNKDKIVMNNQCGYLMRTKVSSSNEGGVAAGFAVLDSILLTDE from the exons ATGTCCTCCTGCGTCACCACCGGCCCgcacccccaccaccaccaccgcttctccggccgccgccgccgcctccacggccaggcgccgcctcgcctcgtcgtcgccgtcgccgcggccgcccccTTCCGGCGCGTGGTCGCCTCCAGGGCGATGAGCGCCGAGGCGCCCCTGGGCGTGACGCCCGCAGCGGAGGATGGGGTGGGGGTGGCCGAGATGGTGGAGGAGGCCGCCGTCTGGTGCGCCGTGCACGGGCTCGTCGTCGGTGACCGCTCGCAGCCG AGATCAGGAACGGTCCCTGGTGTTGGTCTGGTTCATGCTCCATTTTCACTACTCCCAACACATTTTCCAGCATCGTTTTGGAAGCAAGCATGTGAACTGGCTCCTATTTTCAATGATCTTGTGGATCGTGTGAGTTTGGATGGTGAGTTTTTGCAAGATTCCCTGTCTAG AACAAGACAAGTTGATGATTTCACTGCTAGACTGTTAGATATTCATGTGAAGATGATGGAAGTAAATAAGAAGGAG GATATCCGTTTAGGGCTACATCGATCTGATTACATGCTGGATTCTGAAACCAATTCACTTCTCCAAATTGAGCTCAACACTATCTCATCATCTTTCCCTGGCCTTGGTTCTCTTGTAAGCGAACTTCACAG GACCCTTCTTAATCGATATGGTAAGGATTTAGGCCTTGATTCCAAAAGGATTCCTCGAAACTGGGCTGCCACTCAATTTGCGGAAGCATTGGGCATGGCTTGGACTCAGTTTAATAATGAAAG TGCTGTAATTATGATGGTTGTTCAACCTGAAGAAAGAAACATGTATGATCAATACTGGCTCATCAATCATTTGAAGGAATC GCATGGTGTGAAGACAATCAGGAAAACATTGGCACAGGTGGAGGCTGAAGGACAGGTTCTTCCAGATGGAACACTTGTGGT AGACGGCCGGACAGTTTCTGTTGTGTATTTCAGAGCTGGGTATTCTCCAAACGATTATCCTTCTGAAGCG gagtGGAAAGCAAGGCTTTTGATGGAGCAGTCATCTGCTATAAAGTGCCCTTCAATATCCTACCATTTGGTAGGAACGAAAAAGATCCAGCAAGAACTAGCGAAACCTAATGTTCTTGAAAG ATTCCTTGACAACAAGGAGGACATTGCCAAGCTACGGAAATGCTTCGCGGGGTTATGGAGTTTAGATAATGAAGAAATAGTAAAGACAGCGATAGAAAAACCAGACTTGTTTGTCTTGAAGCCTCAGAGAGAAGGTGGAG GGAACAATATATATGGTCATGATCTGCGAGAAACACTGATCAGACTCCAGAAGGAGCAGGGAGAGGCACTTGCAGCCTACATACTGATGCAAAGGATTTTTCCAAGAGCTTCTCTTACTCATCTGGTCCAGGGTGGTGTTTGCTTTGAGGACCTTACAATCTCTGAGCTTGGGATATATGGAGCTTATTTGCG GAACAAAGATAAGATTGTCATGAACAATCAGTGTGGTTACTTGATGCGCACCAAAGTTTCTTCATCAAATGAAGGTGGAGTTGCTGCAGGATTTGCTGTTCTGGACAGTATTCTCCTTACAGATGAG TGA
- the LOC121055818 gene encoding tryptamine benzoyltransferase 1-like yields the protein MAITSTVMLKPAPHPAAPLAGEKVVPLTVFDRAAFDLFVPIVFAYHAPAPSNEALKEGFRTAVAAYPHMAGRLAADRRGRRVIDVSGEGVLVVEATVEADLADVLATHVATDLYPAAPEEEEGYFGAALMQVKLSRFRCGGLVVGFIVHHHVCDGHAMSAFCVTWARAVREGKAFDVPSPSLDRAITGVARSPPAPVFDHRSIEFKGGDHQSRSSDTSSGTAAAVDIPTDNIRNLAVHFTAEFVAELKARVGGRCSTFECLIAHVWKKITAARGLKPEEFTRVKVAVNCRRRASPPVPMDFFGNMVLWAFPRLQVRRLLSSSYGGVVGAIRAAVSRIDADYIQSFVDFGEVADAGGEELAATAAAPGERLCPDLEVDSWLGFRFHELDLGSGPPAAVLAPDLPVEGLMILVPSRTANGGGGVNLFVALAEDHAQAFEQICYSLEEHPAILSHL from the coding sequence ATGGCGATTACGAGCACCGTGATGCTGAAGCCGGCTCCGcacccggcggcgccgctcgccggcgagaaGGTGGTCCCCCTGACCGTCTTCGACCGCGCGGCGTTCGACCTCTTCGTCCCCATCGTGTTCGCCTAccacgcgccggcgccgtcgaacGAGGCGCTCAAGGAGGGCTTCCGGACGGCCGTCGCCGCGTACCCTCACATGGCGgggcgcctcgccgccgaccgccgcggccggcgtgTGATCGACGTCAGCGGCGAGGGCGTGCTTGTGGTCGAGGCCACCGTCGAGGCCGACCTGGCCGACGTGCTCGCCACCCACGTCGCCACCGACCTGTACCCtgcggcgccggaggaggaggagggctaCTTCGGGGCGGCGCTTATGCAGGTGAAGCTCAGCCGCTTCAGGTGCGGcggcctcgtcgtcggctTCATCGTCCACCACCATGTCTGCGACGGCCACGCCATGAGCGCCTTCTGCGTGACGTGGGCGAGAGCGGTGCGCGAGGGCAAGGCGTTCGACGTCCCGTCTCCATCCCTTGACCGCGCGATCACCGGCGTGGCACGtagcccgccggcgccggtgttCGACCACCGGTCCATCGAGTTCAAGGGGGGTGACCACCAAAGCAGAAGCAGCGACACGTCGtccggcaccgccgccgccgtcgacatACCCACGGACAACATCAGAAACCTCGCCGTGCACTTCACGGCCGAGTTCGTCGCCGAGCTCAAAGCCCGCGTCGGCGGCCGGTGCAGCACGTTCGAGTGCCTGATTGCGCACGTGTGGAAGAAGATCACGGCGGCGCGTGGCCTCAAGCCGGAGGAGTTCACGCGGGTGAAGGTGGCCGTCAACTGCCGCCGCAGGGCGAGCCCGCCGGTGCCGATGGACTTCTTCGGCAACATGGTGCTCTGGGCGTTCCCGAGACTCCAAGTGCGGCGCCTCCTGAGCTCGAGCTACGGCGGCGTGGTCGGCGCCATCCGTGCCGCCGTGTCCCGCATCGACGCCGACTACATCCAGTCGTTCGTCGACTTCGGCGAGGTggcggacgccggcggcgaggagctcgccgcgacggcggcggcgccgggggagAGGCTGTGCCCGGACCTGGAGGTGGACAGCTGGCTGGGGTTCAGGTTCCACGAGCTGGACCTCGGCAGcgggccgccggccgccgtgctgGCCCCGGACCTGCCCGTCGAGGGGCTGATGATCCTCGTGCCGTCGCGcacggcgaacggcggcggcggcgtcaacCTGTTCGTGGCCTTGGCGGAGGATCACGCGCAGGCTTTCGAGCAAATCTGCTACTCGTTGGAGGAACATCCTGCCATACTGTCTCACCTTTGA